In one Microbacterium invictum genomic region, the following are encoded:
- a CDS encoding O-antigen ligase family protein, protein MAVHTKHPVAARPGPPVREKTGHLLLRAWCIFVLASMLASVGWVNILGDAGAGVLMISAGVVSVIAWTVIRPPFQWRRLPWFALAYVAWAALSITWSAWLGTSVLTWLLLALTTLQGLFVGAMLTWRELVRAVASALKWVLGLSLLFELAVSLFVQGPLLPGFVLPDPAVDYDPIVYWSRDNLFDGGRLQGLMGNANLLGPVALLGIIVFAIRFAAHAPRRMLLIGWIALAAFLYVRAASATAFLAGVLALIVLITVLLMRRARRPGERTRWYIAYAVIAIGGGVSLWVFRDALFRAVGRESDLTGRQGIWQAVLERAGEHPIVGWGFATPWLPWEPLFDRWIVDHGETVMQAHNMWLDVYLQLGIIGVVIFAAALLAFIWRAWFFAVDRPRWDLRADRPYSPLTLLPTLVGAILLVQGVAESTPLLMWGWMFLVMLGGKIKQTPHIGVGPTERSLAIERGELLLDAVRADTLRPRARSARQEGATRADPDAVPSEAATPDAETKPAL, encoded by the coding sequence ATGGCCGTCCACACGAAGCATCCGGTCGCGGCACGCCCCGGCCCGCCCGTTCGCGAGAAGACGGGGCACCTGCTCCTTCGCGCCTGGTGCATCTTCGTGCTCGCGTCCATGCTCGCGAGCGTCGGCTGGGTCAACATCCTGGGCGACGCCGGCGCCGGGGTGCTGATGATCTCGGCCGGGGTGGTGTCGGTGATCGCGTGGACGGTGATCCGCCCGCCGTTCCAGTGGCGGCGACTGCCGTGGTTCGCACTGGCGTACGTCGCCTGGGCGGCACTGTCGATCACCTGGTCGGCCTGGCTCGGAACGTCCGTCCTGACCTGGCTTCTGCTGGCACTGACCACCCTGCAGGGTCTGTTCGTCGGAGCGATGCTCACGTGGCGCGAGCTCGTGCGCGCCGTCGCGTCGGCGCTGAAGTGGGTGCTCGGCCTGTCGCTGTTGTTCGAACTGGCCGTGTCGCTGTTCGTGCAGGGCCCCCTGCTTCCCGGCTTCGTCCTCCCCGACCCGGCGGTCGACTACGACCCCATCGTCTACTGGTCGCGCGACAACCTCTTCGACGGCGGGCGTCTGCAGGGGCTGATGGGCAACGCCAACCTCCTCGGGCCCGTGGCGCTTCTGGGCATCATCGTCTTCGCGATCCGGTTCGCCGCCCACGCCCCCCGCCGGATGCTGCTCATCGGCTGGATCGCCCTCGCCGCATTCCTCTACGTGCGGGCGGCTTCGGCCACGGCCTTCCTCGCCGGCGTCCTCGCCCTGATCGTCCTCATCACCGTGCTGCTCATGCGCCGCGCCCGCCGCCCCGGCGAGCGCACGCGCTGGTACATCGCGTACGCCGTCATCGCGATCGGCGGCGGCGTGTCGCTGTGGGTCTTCCGCGATGCGCTGTTCCGCGCCGTGGGGCGCGAGAGCGATCTGACCGGCCGCCAGGGCATCTGGCAGGCGGTGCTCGAGCGTGCGGGCGAGCACCCGATCGTGGGATGGGGGTTCGCCACGCCGTGGCTGCCCTGGGAGCCGCTGTTCGACCGGTGGATCGTCGACCACGGCGAGACCGTCATGCAGGCCCACAACATGTGGCTCGACGTCTACCTGCAGCTGGGCATCATCGGCGTCGTCATCTTCGCCGCAGCGCTGCTGGCCTTCATCTGGCGAGCGTGGTTCTTCGCCGTCGACCGGCCCCGGTGGGACCTCCGCGCCGACCGGCCTTACTCGCCGCTCACGCTCCTGCCGACCCTGGTGGGAGCCATCCTGCTCGTCCAGGGGGTCGCCGAGTCGACGCCGCTGCTGATGTGGGGATGGATGTTCCTGGTCATGCTCGGCGGTAAGATCAAGCAGACGCCGCACATCGGGGTCGGCCCGACCGAGCGTTCGTTGGCCATCGAGCGCGGCGAACTCCTGCTCGACGCCGTCCGCGCCGACACCCTGCGTCCTCGGGCGCGATCGGCGCGGCAGGAGGGCGCGACGCGCGCCGATCCGGACGCCGTCCCGAGCGAGGCCGCGACACCCGACGCCGAGACGAAACCGGCACTGTGA
- a CDS encoding O-antigen ligase family protein: MTGRVTYVTIIAVLCLFGGAMLFVRRGEISLLRLVPTTLIVLAGWTFVSIFWSSDPVGSFWGWLSFVAVAFLAVTLGHVRDTLQTARALGDVLRVLLTISLGVEILSGILLDTPFRFLGVQGNIAQLGPVQGIFGTRNVLGFVAVLALITFLIEYRTQSVRPGMSLYSVILAGTLAVLSDSPTVLVLAVGVGLASAALALVRRTPPSRRGAVQWALGGLVVIGIGVGYVARQPIVTLLGAGTDFSIRVELWNRMVDLMRFRPVQGQGWFGPWDGEEYPFNALNFLTRTTHATGLNAYLDVLLQVGWVGLLLFLAFCTAALVRAWLDASERRSVIYAWTPLILVALLIDSLFESFTLFGIGWLMLVLCAVRAGQSRSWRERLGSPDDIGPGLPVFDVPRER; this comes from the coding sequence ATGACCGGACGGGTCACCTACGTCACGATCATCGCCGTGCTGTGCCTCTTCGGCGGGGCGATGCTCTTCGTCCGCCGCGGCGAGATCTCGCTCCTGCGACTCGTGCCGACGACCCTGATCGTGCTGGCCGGGTGGACGTTCGTCAGCATCTTCTGGAGCTCGGACCCCGTGGGATCGTTCTGGGGGTGGCTGTCCTTCGTCGCCGTCGCGTTCCTCGCGGTGACCCTCGGCCACGTCCGCGACACCTTGCAGACCGCGCGCGCCCTCGGCGACGTGCTGCGCGTGCTCCTGACGATCTCGCTCGGCGTCGAGATCCTCAGCGGCATCCTCCTGGACACCCCGTTCCGATTCCTCGGCGTCCAGGGGAACATCGCCCAGCTCGGACCGGTCCAGGGCATCTTCGGCACCCGGAACGTGCTGGGATTCGTCGCCGTGCTCGCCCTCATCACCTTCCTCATCGAGTACCGCACGCAGTCGGTCAGACCCGGGATGTCGCTGTACTCCGTCATCCTCGCCGGAACCCTCGCGGTGCTCAGCGACTCCCCCACCGTGCTCGTCCTCGCCGTCGGGGTGGGGCTCGCATCCGCCGCCCTCGCCCTGGTGCGACGCACTCCCCCCTCGCGCCGAGGAGCGGTGCAGTGGGCCCTGGGGGGTCTCGTGGTGATCGGGATCGGCGTCGGCTACGTCGCGCGCCAGCCGATCGTGACTCTGCTCGGGGCCGGCACCGACTTCTCCATCCGGGTCGAGCTGTGGAACCGGATGGTCGACCTCATGCGCTTCCGGCCCGTCCAGGGGCAGGGGTGGTTCGGCCCGTGGGACGGCGAGGAGTACCCCTTCAACGCGCTGAACTTCCTCACCCGCACGACCCACGCCACCGGTCTGAACGCCTATCTCGACGTCCTCCTCCAGGTCGGCTGGGTGGGGCTGCTGCTGTTCCTGGCCTTCTGCACGGCCGCCCTCGTGCGGGCCTGGCTCGACGCCAGCGAGCGCCGCTCGGTCATCTACGCCTGGACGCCCCTCATCCTCGTGGCGCTCCTCATCGACTCGCTGTTCGAGAGCTTCACCCTGTTCGGCATCGGGTGGCTCATGCTCGTCCTCTGCGCCGTGCGCGCCGGGCAGTCCCGCTCGTGGCGGGAGCGCCTCGGCAGCCCCGACGACATCGGTCCCGGGCTGCCGGTCTTCGACGTGCCGCGGGAGCGGTGA
- a CDS encoding ABC transporter permease — MTTATVGAPGSPRRYLHSLWLLSARDLRVRYATSALGYLWSVLDPLVMSLIYWFVFTQVFQRTVGHEPYIVFLITALLPWVWFNAAVSDFTRAFNKDARLVRSTSIPRSIWVNRIVLSKGVEFLCSLPVLVGFVVAAAFTSATPVALNWGLLLFPVAILLQTMLLVGLGLIVAPLCVLYSDLERTTKLILRVLFYASPIIYSVSDLPGIFPQLAAFNPLSGIFTLYRFGFFPEVWDTLSVVVGVAMSVGILALGLFVFRRLERPVLKEL; from the coding sequence GTGACCACAGCGACCGTCGGTGCCCCCGGGTCTCCGCGTCGCTACCTCCACTCGCTGTGGCTGCTCTCGGCCCGCGATCTCCGGGTGCGATACGCCACGAGCGCCCTCGGCTACCTCTGGTCGGTCCTCGACCCGCTGGTGATGAGCCTCATCTACTGGTTCGTCTTCACGCAGGTCTTCCAGCGCACCGTCGGGCACGAGCCGTACATCGTCTTCCTCATCACCGCACTGCTGCCGTGGGTGTGGTTCAACGCGGCGGTGTCGGACTTCACGCGTGCCTTCAACAAAGACGCACGATTGGTCCGGTCGACGTCCATCCCGCGGTCGATCTGGGTCAACCGCATCGTGCTCAGCAAGGGCGTCGAGTTCCTCTGCTCGCTCCCGGTGCTGGTGGGGTTCGTCGTGGCCGCCGCATTCACGAGCGCAACGCCGGTGGCGCTGAACTGGGGTCTGCTGCTCTTCCCGGTCGCCATCCTGCTGCAGACGATGCTGCTCGTGGGCCTGGGGCTCATCGTCGCGCCCCTGTGCGTGCTGTACTCCGACCTGGAGCGCACGACCAAACTGATCCTCCGCGTGCTCTTCTACGCCTCGCCGATCATCTACTCGGTCTCCGACCTGCCGGGGATCTTCCCGCAGCTCGCCGCCTTCAACCCGCTGTCGGGGATCTTCACCCTCTACCGGTTCGGCTTCTTCCCCGAGGTCTGGGACACACTGTCGGTCGTCGTCGGCGTGGCGATGAGCGTCGGCATCCTGGCTCTGGGGCTCTTCGTGTTCCGCCGGCTCGAACGCCCCGTGCTGAAGGAGCTGTGA
- a CDS encoding ABC transporter ATP-binding protein, translated as MTHAIEVADLGVRFRRNRRGSRSFKDLFAGSNRRSRPGEFWALRDVSFTVAPGESIGVVGRNGQGKSTLLKLVAGVLLPDEGSVRVNGGVAPLIEITGGFVGDLTVRENVRLTSGLHGMPRAEVSRRFDGIIDFAELGDFVDTPYKHLSNGMKVRLAFSVVSQLEEPILLVDEVLAVGDKAFREKCYTRIDELLADGRTLFFVSHSERDLRRFCERGLYLDKGRLAMDASINEVLDRYNADYNGG; from the coding sequence ATGACGCACGCGATCGAGGTGGCGGATCTCGGAGTCCGGTTCCGACGGAACCGTCGAGGAAGCCGGAGCTTCAAAGACCTGTTCGCCGGCTCGAACCGGCGCTCGAGGCCCGGCGAGTTCTGGGCGCTTCGCGACGTGAGTTTCACCGTCGCTCCCGGCGAGTCGATCGGCGTGGTGGGACGGAACGGCCAGGGCAAATCCACGCTGCTCAAACTCGTCGCGGGCGTCCTCCTACCCGATGAGGGCTCGGTACGGGTCAACGGGGGAGTCGCCCCGCTGATCGAGATCACCGGCGGATTCGTCGGCGACCTGACCGTCCGCGAGAACGTGCGCCTGACCTCGGGACTGCACGGGATGCCGCGGGCCGAGGTCTCGCGCCGCTTCGACGGCATCATCGATTTCGCCGAGCTCGGCGACTTCGTCGACACCCCCTACAAGCACCTCAGCAACGGGATGAAGGTGCGCCTGGCCTTCAGCGTGGTGTCGCAGCTCGAGGAGCCGATTCTGCTGGTCGACGAGGTGCTCGCCGTCGGCGACAAGGCGTTCCGCGAGAAGTGCTATACCCGGATCGACGAGCTGCTCGCCGACGGGAGGACGCTCTTCTTCGTCTCCCACAGCGAGCGAGACCTTCGCCGCTTCTGCGAGCGGGGGCTGTACCTCGACAAGGGGCGGCTGGCGATGGATGCGTCGATCAACGAGGTGCTCGACCGGTACAACGCCGATTACAACGGCGGCTGA
- a CDS encoding WhiB family transcriptional regulator, with amino-acid sequence MAAQYRSGVPDNWFVDPVQLGVPGVRRPVVEDEETQLGWQTDALCSQTDPEAFFPEKGGSTRDAKRICSSCDVRTECLEYALQNDERFGIWGGLSERERRKLKRRAG; translated from the coding sequence ATGGCGGCGCAATACCGTTCCGGCGTTCCCGACAATTGGTTCGTCGATCCGGTTCAGCTAGGGGTCCCGGGCGTTCGTCGCCCCGTCGTCGAAGACGAAGAGACCCAGCTCGGCTGGCAGACCGACGCGCTGTGCTCGCAGACCGACCCCGAGGCGTTCTTCCCCGAGAAGGGCGGCTCGACCCGCGATGCCAAGCGCATCTGCTCCTCGTGCGATGTGCGTACCGAGTGCCTCGAGTACGCGCTGCAGAACGATGAGCGGTTCGGCATCTGGGGCGGACTGAGCGAGCGGGAGCGCCGCAAGCTCAAGCGGCGGGCCGGCTGA
- a CDS encoding glycosyltransferase, translated as MTLADARPEQTVTEQFSPATATIAIVTFNRSGLLSRLLESIERMDPKPGHVVIVDNASTDDTGDVVESFRERLGTQLVYRRMDTNTGGSGGFSEGMRVAYDLGSTWIWLMDDDVEVIPDGLAKMGKWAPRFRSIQGRRYDYDGSEFYWQYRIAEPLAIPIPFAPASFDASGFKEMNSGCFEGMFIHRDIVTEIGLPDPRFFIYWDDQMYGWLASRVTTSVIVDEFVLRRTREIRQWDMGIRHMNASSNAYRYYIMRNRAHIKRYYRSLGVYSPLLFGLGTALTFGKELIRLFFVERTVRGTSHLFRGLRDGRKIANDASWAPMPPLSAAAGR; from the coding sequence ATGACACTCGCCGATGCACGCCCGGAACAGACCGTGACTGAACAGTTCTCCCCGGCGACGGCGACGATCGCCATCGTGACCTTCAACCGCTCGGGGCTTCTTTCCAGGCTCCTCGAGAGCATCGAGCGGATGGATCCCAAGCCCGGCCACGTCGTGATCGTCGACAACGCGTCGACCGATGACACCGGCGACGTCGTCGAGTCGTTCCGCGAGCGGCTCGGCACCCAGCTCGTCTACCGCCGGATGGACACCAACACCGGCGGCTCCGGCGGTTTCAGCGAGGGCATGCGGGTCGCCTACGACCTCGGCTCGACCTGGATCTGGCTCATGGACGACGACGTCGAAGTCATCCCCGACGGCCTGGCGAAGATGGGAAAGTGGGCGCCGCGCTTCAGGAGCATCCAGGGGCGCCGCTACGACTACGACGGCAGCGAGTTCTACTGGCAGTACCGCATCGCCGAGCCCCTCGCCATCCCGATCCCGTTCGCCCCCGCGAGCTTCGACGCCTCTGGGTTCAAGGAGATGAACTCGGGATGCTTCGAGGGGATGTTCATCCACCGCGACATCGTCACCGAGATCGGCCTGCCCGACCCGAGGTTCTTCATCTACTGGGACGACCAGATGTACGGCTGGCTGGCGTCCCGGGTCACCACTTCGGTGATCGTCGACGAGTTCGTGCTGCGCCGCACGCGCGAGATCCGGCAGTGGGACATGGGCATCCGCCACATGAACGCCTCGAGCAACGCCTACCGGTACTACATCATGCGCAACCGGGCGCACATCAAGCGCTACTACCGCTCCCTCGGGGTCTACAGCCCGCTGCTCTTCGGTCTCGGCACCGCGCTCACGTTCGGCAAGGAGCTGATCCGGCTGTTCTTCGTGGAGCGGACGGTCCGCGGCACGTCGCACCTCTTCCGAGGGCTGCGCGACGGCCGGAAGATCGCGAACGACGCCTCCTGGGCGCCGATGCCGCCGCTGTCAGCCGCTGCCGGTCGTTGA
- a CDS encoding glycosyltransferase, which yields MPARVHAFLVVRPDGRTTAAPHLRRTLAALRQQSRPVDALTIVLCGDSAGLSEIAAASGAESVITASASTGFAAATALASHRLDGDAVWLLAQDTAPEPDALHQLVGALELAPSVAFVAPKLVRWDDRSEIVSLGVTMTRLGRTVGLADGELDQGQHDARQDVLGADVRGLLVRADAWRALEGLYPALSGADEGLDLGVRARLAGYRVSIVPSALVATEGDGVAGLPAPTTPRRRRRRAFATRAAELHRRLVYAHPAAVLALWLSTLPVALWRTAAHLVTKQPERVFPEWGAAVAAILRIPQVARARRRIRRTRQASWLQLNALRISQSELRERLDDEADAETATDSGAYVRRDLHFFTGGGAWLVLGALVVSVAAFTALLAWPVMGGGGLLPLRTTLAELWADAAFGRRQLGLDVVGPADPFATILAVVGSLWPGDPSRALVLLWILALPLAATGGWFAATRVTERGGLRILGGALWALAPAFLAALTEGRPAAVILHLLLPWLFYTGSVAHRSWAAAGVASLLLAAAIACAPSLAPALVALWVLALLLVIIVRSGRGTAQLIWTLVPTVVVVAPLVWWQGMAGQWWALVADPGLPWAGSQVGADVVGRSLLIAGLPSPDAGDWATMLEGVWVWWVPLLVAPLAVLALLAPLTARWATGIGLLIVTALGIVTAFIAVGVSVSVVQGQSVPLWPGAGLSLAWIGMVGGSLVALDAGFAPRMRGARVAVAVTAGLAIAVLAVPQLTALTRGTAELTNGPDSTLPAFVAAEGGDDPDVGTLVLTPQNGGGVAAGVVWGESETLSGQSTVAATRAAPTPADETVATLAVDLISTTGEGSVADLAAQGIGFVVLAPAAIPESDAARAFRLDAVLALDQRDGLDNAGATPKGELWRVTGEVAERPALPASAADLARLIVWADLAVLAIALLLAVPTRASRRAARRTPRIVGFGTTGAAVGEER from the coding sequence ATGCCCGCGAGAGTCCACGCCTTTCTCGTCGTGCGCCCGGACGGGCGGACGACGGCGGCCCCCCACCTGCGTCGCACGCTGGCTGCGTTGCGTCAGCAGTCGCGCCCCGTCGACGCTCTGACCATCGTGCTCTGCGGCGACAGCGCGGGACTGTCCGAGATCGCTGCGGCGTCGGGCGCCGAATCGGTCATCACCGCCTCGGCCTCGACCGGATTCGCTGCTGCCACGGCGCTCGCCTCGCACCGTCTCGACGGCGACGCGGTGTGGCTCCTGGCGCAGGACACCGCTCCCGAGCCCGACGCGCTCCACCAGCTCGTCGGGGCTCTCGAGCTCGCGCCCTCGGTCGCCTTCGTCGCTCCGAAGCTCGTGCGGTGGGATGACCGCAGCGAGATCGTCTCGCTCGGTGTCACGATGACCCGGCTCGGCCGCACGGTGGGGCTGGCCGACGGCGAACTCGATCAGGGTCAGCACGACGCACGGCAGGACGTGCTCGGCGCCGACGTGCGGGGCCTGCTCGTCCGCGCGGACGCCTGGCGGGCGCTCGAGGGCCTCTACCCCGCGCTCAGCGGCGCGGACGAAGGACTCGACCTCGGTGTCCGGGCGCGCCTCGCCGGGTACCGGGTCTCGATCGTCCCCTCGGCACTCGTCGCGACCGAGGGCGACGGCGTCGCAGGGCTCCCGGCCCCCACGACGCCGCGTCGGCGCCGCCGCCGCGCCTTCGCCACCCGAGCGGCGGAACTGCACCGCCGTCTCGTCTACGCCCATCCGGCGGCCGTCCTCGCCCTCTGGCTCTCGACCCTGCCCGTCGCGCTGTGGCGCACCGCGGCGCACCTGGTCACCAAGCAGCCCGAGCGCGTGTTCCCCGAATGGGGGGCGGCGGTCGCCGCGATCCTCCGGATCCCCCAGGTGGCGCGCGCCCGCCGTCGCATCCGTCGTACCCGTCAGGCGTCGTGGCTGCAGCTGAACGCCCTCCGGATCTCGCAGAGCGAGCTGCGCGAACGTCTCGACGACGAGGCCGACGCCGAGACGGCCACCGACTCCGGCGCCTACGTCCGCCGCGATCTGCACTTCTTCACCGGCGGCGGCGCGTGGCTGGTGCTCGGCGCGCTCGTCGTGTCGGTCGCCGCGTTCACCGCCCTCTTGGCCTGGCCGGTGATGGGAGGCGGCGGTCTGCTGCCGCTGCGGACGACCCTCGCCGAGCTCTGGGCCGACGCCGCCTTCGGCCGGCGCCAGCTCGGTCTCGACGTCGTCGGCCCCGCCGACCCGTTCGCCACGATCCTCGCCGTCGTCGGGAGCCTCTGGCCGGGCGACCCGTCGCGGGCCCTGGTGCTGCTGTGGATCCTCGCCCTGCCGCTCGCCGCGACCGGCGGCTGGTTCGCCGCCACGCGGGTCACTGAGCGCGGCGGACTCCGCATCCTCGGCGGCGCCCTCTGGGCGCTCGCCCCGGCGTTCCTGGCCGCGCTGACCGAGGGGCGCCCGGCGGCCGTCATCCTCCATCTCCTGCTGCCGTGGCTGTTCTACACCGGCTCGGTCGCCCATCGCTCCTGGGCTGCTGCGGGGGTCGCCTCGCTGCTGCTCGCAGCCGCGATCGCCTGCGCACCCTCGCTCGCGCCCGCGCTCGTCGCGCTGTGGGTATTGGCGCTGCTGCTGGTGATCATCGTGCGCTCGGGCCGTGGCACGGCTCAGCTGATCTGGACGCTCGTCCCGACCGTCGTCGTGGTCGCACCGCTGGTGTGGTGGCAGGGGATGGCGGGCCAGTGGTGGGCGCTCGTCGCCGACCCCGGACTGCCCTGGGCGGGGTCGCAGGTCGGCGCCGACGTCGTCGGCCGCAGTCTGCTGATCGCCGGCCTGCCGTCGCCGGACGCCGGCGACTGGGCGACGATGCTCGAGGGGGTGTGGGTGTGGTGGGTGCCGCTCCTGGTCGCTCCGCTCGCCGTCCTGGCGTTGTTGGCGCCGCTCACCGCGCGATGGGCGACCGGGATCGGCCTCCTCATCGTCACCGCCCTCGGCATCGTCACCGCCTTCATCGCGGTGGGCGTCTCGGTCTCGGTGGTGCAGGGCCAGAGCGTGCCGCTCTGGCCGGGCGCCGGCCTGAGCCTGGCGTGGATCGGGATGGTCGGCGGGTCGCTCGTGGCCCTCGATGCCGGGTTCGCACCGCGCATGCGCGGCGCGCGGGTCGCGGTCGCGGTCACCGCCGGACTCGCCATCGCGGTGCTCGCCGTCCCTCAGCTCACCGCGCTCACGCGCGGCACCGCCGAGCTGACCAACGGGCCCGACAGCACGCTCCCCGCCTTCGTCGCCGCGGAGGGCGGCGACGATCCCGACGTCGGCACGCTGGTGCTCACCCCCCAGAACGGCGGCGGCGTGGCCGCCGGGGTGGTCTGGGGCGAGAGCGAGACCCTCAGCGGCCAGAGCACGGTGGCTGCCACGCGGGCGGCGCCGACCCCCGCCGACGAGACCGTGGCGACCCTCGCGGTCGACCTCATCTCCACGACCGGCGAGGGCTCGGTCGCCGATCTCGCCGCGCAGGGGATCGGCTTCGTCGTGCTCGCACCGGCCGCCATCCCCGAATCCGACGCCGCCCGCGCGTTCCGCCTCGACGCCGTTCTCGCCCTGGATCAGCGCGACGGACTGGACAACGCCGGTGCCACCCCGAAGGGGGAGCTCTGGCGCGTCACGGGCGAGGTCGCCGAGCGACCGGCACTGCCGGCATCCGCCGCCGATCTCGCGCGGCTCATCGTGTGGGCCGACCTCGCCGTCCTCGCCATCGCACTCCTGCTGGCGGTGCCCACACGCGCGTCGCGTCGCGCCGCGCGTCGCACGCCGCGCATCGTCGGATTCGGAACGACCGGCGCGGCCGTGGGGGAGGAGCGATGA
- the manA gene encoding mannose-6-phosphate isomerase, class I: protein MLVPIANDPRDYAWGSATLLAELEGREPSGRPEAEVWFGDHPGSPARVADGRSLDAWLAEEGRSVGAPERLPYLLKLLAAASALSIQAHPTTAQAQEGFAREDEAGIPVDAAHRTYRDLNHKPELIVAVSDEFVAMAGLRDVAATRRLLAELGDPAAALQAALAASDPAAGLREALTWVLSGATRDDLDGLLAAVKTARSAEFADELDNARRLIDEHPGDAGVVVALLMNLVTLRRGEGLFVDAGVLHAYVRGLGVEIMAASDNVLRGGLTPKHIDVDELLSIVDTTPGPADVVRARPEGEGVARYDVPVSDFALRTAEVRGSAVAVPLSGIALVVATEGEVTVAGGGGDAVPLRPGRAVLVAPDESAITVHGTGRVFLAEPGR, encoded by the coding sequence ATGCTGGTGCCGATCGCGAACGATCCCCGCGACTACGCGTGGGGATCTGCCACCCTGCTCGCCGAACTCGAGGGGCGCGAACCCTCCGGTCGCCCCGAGGCGGAGGTGTGGTTCGGAGATCACCCCGGCTCGCCCGCCCGGGTCGCCGACGGCCGATCACTGGACGCCTGGCTCGCCGAGGAGGGGCGGTCGGTCGGCGCCCCGGAACGGCTTCCCTACCTGCTGAAGCTCCTCGCCGCGGCATCCGCCCTCTCGATCCAGGCGCACCCGACCACCGCGCAGGCGCAGGAAGGGTTCGCGCGGGAGGACGAGGCGGGGATCCCGGTGGATGCCGCGCACCGGACCTACCGCGATCTGAACCACAAGCCCGAGCTCATCGTCGCCGTCTCCGACGAGTTCGTCGCGATGGCCGGGCTCCGCGACGTCGCCGCGACCCGGCGTCTGCTGGCGGAGCTGGGCGACCCGGCCGCCGCGCTGCAGGCGGCGCTGGCGGCATCCGACCCGGCGGCGGGTCTGCGCGAGGCGTTGACCTGGGTGTTGTCGGGCGCCACCCGTGACGACCTCGACGGGCTGCTGGCCGCCGTGAAGACCGCCCGCTCGGCGGAGTTCGCCGACGAGCTCGACAACGCCCGACGGCTGATCGACGAACACCCCGGGGATGCCGGTGTCGTCGTCGCCCTGCTGATGAACCTCGTCACCCTGCGCCGCGGCGAGGGGCTGTTCGTCGACGCCGGAGTACTGCACGCGTACGTGCGCGGCCTCGGCGTGGAGATCATGGCGGCGAGCGACAACGTGCTGCGCGGTGGCCTGACGCCCAAGCACATCGACGTCGACGAGCTGCTGTCGATCGTCGACACCACGCCCGGTCCGGCGGACGTCGTGCGGGCGCGCCCCGAGGGCGAGGGCGTCGCGCGCTACGACGTCCCGGTCTCCGACTTCGCGCTGAGGACGGCCGAGGTGCGGGGGAGCGCCGTGGCGGTTCCCCTTTCGGGCATCGCGCTCGTGGTGGCCACCGAGGGAGAGGTCACGGTGGCCGGGGGCGGCGGCGACGCCGTGCCGCTCCGGCCCGGCCGCGCGGTGCTCGTGGCCCCCGACGAGAGCGCGATCACGGTGCACGGCACCGGTCGGGTGTTCCTCGCCGAGCCCGGCAGGTGA